Proteins from a single region of Candidatus Binatia bacterium:
- a CDS encoding TolC family protein, with protein sequence MKRPVVPAFVAIAVTALATLPVQPTSAQPPTSAQLPPAVPSPRLPVVPSVAPGYRAPEVAPTEAHVVGVTQQPFVGISLQDAIAMALLKNPDLAVSASNVRVARYTIVEAKGAYDVQLQLKPSSSFTVNPPQNAFVAGPGEVGRYSPGPNSTPGVIFTTGPGNIIQHQSAFQYGVGGQTENGMTYQAGIQQSRTYNNTVFDAYNPYYIATLNLAVTQPLLKNAGMNANKRQLKLAFVNEEAKAAQALIDASNTIAQVENTYWQLVAAWRNVAIQEEALGQAIAQQQSNVRLARRGEGANVDAVESETQVETFRDDVYSALQNVSELQNQLKSLVMTDAGDPIWRANLVPSTSVLQLPTPSDLATIVAEGRQHRPEVLQAQAKAHQADIDRALAKNQSLPQGDVKAQYLSNGFAGLLAPVPAFLSSVCFNSSALSACPTPPPQTQGTMAFAYHNMWAAYFPTFNVALIVGYPLQANLARGERGVAAEETRQAAILMRGVAVRIGAEARIALQAYQSSLSRLDAARRSREAAEAVYASEVRKFHAGASTTFLVLQRQVQLAQARGQELDAQTDLNQAIVELHRVDGSILTDNGVDLRTLGSQALAR encoded by the coding sequence GTGAAACGGCCCGTCGTTCCCGCCTTCGTAGCGATCGCTGTCACGGCGCTCGCGACGCTGCCGGTGCAGCCCACGTCGGCCCAGCCTCCCACGTCGGCACAACTTCCTCCCGCGGTTCCATCGCCGCGCCTGCCGGTCGTGCCCAGCGTTGCGCCCGGTTATCGCGCGCCAGAAGTGGCGCCGACGGAGGCGCACGTCGTCGGCGTGACGCAGCAGCCGTTCGTCGGCATCTCGCTGCAAGACGCGATTGCGATGGCGCTGCTGAAGAATCCGGATCTGGCCGTTTCTGCGTCGAACGTGCGCGTTGCGCGCTATACGATCGTGGAAGCCAAGGGCGCGTACGACGTGCAGCTGCAGCTCAAGCCGTCGTCGAGCTTCACCGTGAATCCGCCGCAAAACGCTTTCGTGGCAGGTCCGGGCGAAGTGGGGAGGTATTCGCCCGGGCCCAACTCGACGCCGGGTGTGATCTTCACGACCGGTCCGGGTAACATCATCCAGCACCAGTCGGCCTTCCAGTACGGCGTCGGCGGCCAGACCGAGAACGGCATGACGTACCAGGCCGGCATCCAGCAGAGCCGCACCTATAACAACACCGTCTTCGACGCCTACAACCCGTATTACATCGCGACGCTCAACCTCGCTGTGACGCAGCCGCTGCTGAAGAACGCGGGCATGAACGCCAACAAGCGTCAGCTGAAGCTGGCGTTCGTGAACGAGGAGGCGAAGGCGGCACAGGCGTTGATCGACGCATCGAATACGATCGCGCAGGTCGAGAACACCTATTGGCAACTCGTCGCGGCGTGGCGCAACGTCGCGATTCAGGAAGAGGCATTGGGGCAGGCCATCGCCCAGCAACAGAGCAACGTGCGCCTCGCGCGGCGCGGCGAGGGAGCCAACGTCGACGCGGTCGAGTCGGAGACGCAGGTCGAAACGTTCCGCGACGACGTGTATTCGGCGCTGCAGAACGTCTCCGAGCTGCAAAACCAGCTCAAGAGTCTCGTCATGACCGACGCCGGCGATCCGATCTGGCGCGCCAACCTCGTTCCCTCGACGTCCGTTTTGCAGCTGCCCACGCCGTCGGACCTGGCCACGATCGTGGCCGAGGGGCGGCAGCACCGGCCCGAGGTGTTGCAGGCGCAAGCCAAGGCACATCAAGCCGATATCGATCGAGCGCTTGCGAAGAACCAGTCGCTGCCGCAGGGCGACGTCAAGGCGCAGTACCTCAGCAACGGCTTCGCGGGGTTGCTGGCCCCCGTTCCGGCGTTCTTGTCGAGCGTGTGCTTCAATTCGTCCGCGTTGAGCGCATGTCCGACGCCGCCGCCGCAGACGCAGGGCACGATGGCGTTCGCCTATCACAACATGTGGGCGGCGTACTTTCCGACCTTCAACGTCGCGCTGATCGTCGGCTACCCGCTTCAGGCTAACTTAGCCCGCGGCGAGCGCGGCGTCGCGGCCGAGGAGACTCGGCAAGCAGCGATCCTCATGCGAGGCGTAGCCGTGCGCATCGGCGCCGAGGCGCGGATAGCGCTGCAGGCGTATCAGTCGTCTCTCTCGCGCCTCGATGCGGCGCGGCGCTCGCGAGAGGCGGCCGAAGCCGTGTATGCGAGCGAGGTGCGGAAGTTCCACGCGGGCGCCTCGACGACGTTCCTGGTGCTCCAGCGGCAGGTACAGCTCGCGCAGGCCCGCGGTCAGGAGCTCGATGCGCAGACCGATCTCAATCAAGCCATCGTCGAGCTGCATCGCGTCGACGGCTCGATCCTGACGGACAACGGCGTCGACTTGCGGACGCTCGGAAGCCAGGCGCTGGCGCGGTAA
- a CDS encoding TolC family protein gives MRSAKNRALPALVAAMAVAAAVLPAHPIAAQDDALPSRAVVPSATPSLLLPVVPSVAPGYAAPRVTPGAPAIVGVTAQPFVGISLQDAIAMGLLRNPNLAVSASNFRVARYNVVQSKGAFDVALHLQPSSSYSDNPPVNFLEAGPGDLGRYPGPVPTSTTGPGNIIQHQSGFQYGVNGQTVNGTTYSGSITQQRTYNNTVFNAYNPIYLASLNLSVTQPLLKNFGMNSAKRQLKLAFINSDAATAQTLVDASTTISQVENTYWDLVAAWRNVAIQEAALTEAVAQQQSNVRLARRGAAAPIEAIESQTQVSNFQDAVYSALQTVSQLQNRLKSLVAANARDPVWDANLVPSTSVQQLPKASQLADVIAQAQQHRPEVRQAQDKRLAADIDVVFAKNQSLPQADVQAQYESNGFAGLLTPVPAFILGYCTAARAPQGGGLGLQTCPTPPPNTQGKMAFAYHSMWAGYFPTFNIALIVGYPIQGRVARGLRGVASEETTQAKVALASVEQRIGAEARNALQSYDSALSKLNAARRAREDAETVYASEARKFRNGESTTYLVLQRQVQLAEARGAELQAQTQLNESIVELQRVQGTILSINGVDVQTLGTHALAQ, from the coding sequence ATGAGATCGGCGAAGAATCGAGCGCTTCCCGCGCTCGTCGCCGCTATGGCCGTCGCGGCGGCGGTTCTGCCCGCGCACCCGATCGCCGCGCAAGATGACGCGCTTCCGAGCCGCGCCGTCGTTCCGAGCGCGACGCCGTCGCTGCTGCTTCCGGTCGTGCCGAGCGTCGCGCCGGGCTATGCGGCGCCGCGCGTGACACCGGGCGCGCCGGCGATCGTCGGCGTCACGGCGCAGCCGTTCGTCGGCATCTCGCTGCAGGACGCCATCGCGATGGGGCTGCTGCGCAACCCGAACCTCGCGGTCTCGGCATCGAACTTCAGGGTGGCGCGCTATAACGTCGTCCAGAGCAAGGGCGCGTTCGACGTCGCGCTGCACCTGCAGCCGTCGTCGAGCTACTCCGACAATCCGCCGGTCAACTTCCTCGAAGCGGGTCCGGGCGATCTAGGCCGCTACCCCGGGCCGGTGCCGACGTCCACGACCGGTCCCGGCAACATCATTCAGCATCAGTCGGGTTTTCAGTACGGCGTCAACGGTCAGACGGTCAATGGGACGACCTATAGCGGCTCGATCACGCAGCAGCGCACCTACAACAACACCGTCTTCAACGCGTACAACCCCATCTATCTCGCGTCGCTCAACCTCTCGGTCACGCAGCCGCTGCTCAAGAATTTCGGCATGAACTCGGCAAAGCGCCAGCTCAAGCTCGCCTTCATCAACTCCGACGCCGCCACGGCCCAGACCCTGGTCGACGCGTCGACGACGATCTCGCAGGTCGAAAACACCTACTGGGATCTCGTCGCGGCCTGGCGCAACGTCGCGATCCAGGAGGCCGCGCTGACGGAGGCCGTCGCGCAGCAACAGAGCAACGTGCGGCTCGCGCGGCGAGGCGCCGCGGCGCCGATCGAGGCGATCGAGTCGCAGACTCAAGTATCGAACTTCCAAGACGCCGTCTACTCCGCGCTGCAGACCGTTTCGCAGCTGCAGAACCGGCTTAAGAGCCTCGTCGCGGCCAACGCGCGGGATCCGGTTTGGGATGCGAATCTCGTGCCCTCGACGTCGGTGCAGCAGCTCCCGAAGGCGAGCCAGCTCGCTGACGTGATTGCCCAGGCGCAACAGCATCGACCGGAAGTCCGGCAGGCCCAGGATAAGCGCCTCGCCGCCGACATCGACGTCGTGTTCGCCAAGAATCAATCGCTGCCGCAGGCCGACGTCCAGGCGCAGTACGAGAGCAACGGATTCGCCGGCCTGCTCACGCCGGTGCCCGCGTTTATCTTGGGCTACTGCACAGCGGCGCGAGCCCCACAAGGCGGAGGACTCGGGCTGCAAACCTGCCCGACGCCGCCGCCCAACACCCAAGGAAAAATGGCCTTTGCCTATCACAGCATGTGGGCCGGCTACTTTCCGACGTTCAACATCGCCTTGATCGTCGGCTATCCGATCCAGGGGCGCGTCGCGCGCGGCCTGCGCGGCGTCGCGAGCGAGGAGACGACGCAGGCGAAGGTTGCTTTGGCTAGTGTCGAGCAGCGCATCGGCGCGGAGGCGCGCAACGCGCTGCAGAGCTACGACTCCGCTCTCTCCAAGCTGAACGCGGCACGGCGTGCGCGCGAGGATGCCGAGACCGTCTACGCGAGCGAGGCTCGTAAGTTCCGCAACGGCGAGTCGACGACGTACCTGGTCCTCCAGCGTCAGGTTCAGCTCGCGGAAGCGCGCGGCGCCGAGCTGCAGGCGCAGACGCAGCTCAACGAGTCGATCGTCGAGCTCCAGCGCGTGCAAGGGACGATCCTCAGCATCAACGGCGTCGACGTGCAGACGCTCGGCACGCACGCGCTGGCGCAATAG
- a CDS encoding DHA2 family efflux MFS transporter permease subunit, translating to MFGGTFESPVVEHGARRAIISIAVITATLLEIIDVTIVNVSLPNIQGNFGVGVDLGAWVVTAYLIANVVVIPLNPWFAARFGRRQYFFGSICLFTAASLMCGLSNSLGQLVFWRLIQGLGGGGLIATSQAILRDTYGIKEQGKAQGVFALGVIVGPALGPVIGGWITDNWNWHWIFFINIPIGIVAATLIYNFLRNPQEGHYRKLDWIGLTLLCIGLGSMQFVLENGQQYDWYDDARIRWFTLTSVVGLAAFVWWTLRSAIPVVDLRVLKLRQVAAGSILGAVLGVSLYGSIIILPQYLINSLGFTATLSGATVMIRAGAVLFFTPLTAILTQRGLVDPRLQALLGFVLLAISNWWLGSITTPVSDFHSLVAPLILSGIGLAQIFVPLSVSVIGSVPDKEVPATAAFFNLSRQIGGSLAAAILITLLVRGFTIHQTELASTQTLAHLPTAQFVLGQGGTQNPVTMERLRILVSAQSAVQSYADTSRWVAVITLGLAPLVFLLRRPRIGVALTE from the coding sequence ATGTTCGGGGGCACGTTCGAGAGCCCGGTCGTCGAGCACGGCGCGCGCAGGGCAATCATCAGTATTGCGGTCATCACCGCGACGCTGCTGGAAATCATCGACGTAACGATCGTCAACGTCTCGCTGCCGAACATCCAGGGCAACTTCGGCGTGGGCGTCGACCTCGGGGCCTGGGTCGTCACGGCCTATCTGATCGCCAACGTCGTCGTGATTCCGCTCAACCCCTGGTTCGCCGCGCGCTTCGGCCGGCGCCAGTATTTCTTCGGCTCGATCTGTTTATTCACCGCGGCGTCGCTGATGTGCGGACTCTCGAACAGTCTCGGGCAGCTCGTCTTCTGGCGGTTGATTCAGGGCCTCGGCGGCGGCGGGCTCATCGCAACGTCGCAGGCGATCCTTCGGGACACGTACGGCATCAAAGAGCAGGGCAAGGCGCAGGGCGTGTTCGCGCTGGGCGTCATCGTCGGACCCGCGCTGGGGCCCGTCATCGGCGGGTGGATCACCGACAACTGGAACTGGCACTGGATTTTCTTCATCAACATCCCGATCGGCATCGTTGCGGCCACGCTGATCTACAACTTCCTGCGCAATCCGCAAGAAGGGCACTATCGCAAGCTCGATTGGATCGGGCTGACCCTGCTGTGCATCGGCCTGGGCTCGATGCAATTCGTGCTCGAGAACGGTCAGCAATACGACTGGTACGACGACGCGCGAATTCGCTGGTTTACGCTTACCTCGGTCGTCGGTCTCGCCGCGTTCGTGTGGTGGACGCTGCGATCGGCAATTCCAGTCGTCGATCTGCGCGTCCTGAAGTTGCGCCAAGTAGCGGCCGGGAGCATCCTCGGTGCGGTCCTGGGCGTGAGCCTGTACGGGTCGATCATCATCTTGCCGCAGTATCTGATCAATTCGCTCGGTTTCACTGCGACGCTCTCCGGAGCGACGGTCATGATCCGCGCGGGCGCCGTGCTCTTCTTTACGCCGTTGACGGCGATCCTGACGCAGCGCGGCCTCGTGGACCCTCGGCTGCAGGCTCTGCTCGGGTTCGTCTTGCTCGCGATCTCGAACTGGTGGCTGGGGAGTATCACGACGCCCGTCTCGGATTTTCATAGCCTGGTGGCGCCGCTGATCCTCAGCGGCATCGGGCTCGCTCAGATCTTCGTGCCGCTCTCCGTTTCGGTTATCGGCAGCGTGCCCGACAAAGAGGTTCCGGCGACCGCCGCGTTCTTCAACTTGTCGCGCCAGATCGGCGGGAGTCTGGCGGCGGCAATTCTCATCACGCTGTTGGTTCGCGGCTTCACGATCCACCAGACGGAGCTCGCCTCGACGCAGACGCTGGCCCACTTGCCGACCGCGCAGTTCGTGCTCGGTCAGGGCGGCACGCAGAACCCCGTGACGATGGAGCGGCTGCGCATCCTCGTCTCGGCGCAGTCCGCGGTCCAATCCTACGCCGATACGTCGCGCTGGGTGGCCGTCATCACGTTGGGCCTTGCGCCGCTCGTCTTTCTGCTGCGCCGGCCGCGCATCGGCGTCGCCTTGACGGAATGA
- a CDS encoding HlyD family secretion protein: MDTREQDQQKTVPRREANGPTRVERREPEVPEAEAPRARPRRRVVFGIVAVVVVIAALIWGLPWLNFMLLHEGTDDAHVAADEVAVTSKIPERINQILVDTNQPVHRGQLLIVLDNKDEILRLRQARAQYDLALANQHTTTQQGQGGVSQASGQIANVQAQVPLAEAGVAQAESQLRAAQAQVPAAAQAYDKTQADLSRATSLVSTGDVASQTLDAARAQDAGAAAQLRAAQDQVTAAEANVAAAQSRVTASQAGVAAAGGALTTAQGKLAQAADPSQVEGAQAQLYLAKQNLNYTRIYAATDGYIGQKSAEVGQTIGAGLTLLTIVPHKVYITANYKETQMGRMQVGQSVEIHVDAYKGVTFHGHVASINPASENTYALVPAQNASGNFVKVTQRIPVRVEIDDQRADKPLRPGMSVETYVRVK; encoded by the coding sequence ATGGATACCCGCGAGCAAGATCAGCAAAAGACCGTCCCGCGGCGTGAAGCCAATGGGCCGACGCGGGTCGAACGCCGAGAGCCCGAGGTGCCCGAGGCCGAAGCGCCACGCGCGCGCCCGCGCCGGCGCGTCGTCTTCGGGATCGTCGCCGTCGTCGTGGTGATCGCGGCGCTCATCTGGGGCCTGCCCTGGCTGAACTTCATGCTCTTGCATGAAGGGACCGACGACGCCCACGTCGCGGCGGACGAGGTCGCCGTTACGAGCAAGATTCCCGAGCGCATCAATCAGATCTTGGTCGACACGAATCAGCCGGTGCACCGCGGGCAACTGTTGATCGTCCTCGATAACAAGGACGAGATCCTGAGGTTGCGGCAGGCGCGGGCGCAATACGATCTCGCGCTCGCGAACCAGCACACCACGACGCAGCAGGGCCAGGGCGGCGTCTCGCAGGCCAGCGGTCAAATCGCGAACGTTCAGGCGCAGGTGCCCCTGGCCGAGGCCGGCGTCGCGCAGGCCGAGAGTCAGCTCCGCGCGGCGCAGGCGCAAGTGCCGGCCGCCGCGCAGGCGTACGACAAGACCCAGGCGGACCTTTCGCGCGCGACCTCACTCGTGAGCACCGGCGACGTCGCCTCACAGACGCTCGACGCGGCGCGCGCCCAGGACGCCGGCGCGGCCGCGCAGCTGCGCGCCGCGCAGGATCAGGTCACCGCCGCGGAGGCCAACGTCGCCGCCGCGCAGAGCCGCGTCACCGCGTCGCAGGCGGGCGTAGCCGCGGCCGGGGGCGCGTTGACGACCGCGCAGGGTAAGCTGGCGCAGGCGGCCGATCCTAGCCAGGTCGAGGGCGCGCAGGCGCAGCTCTATCTCGCGAAGCAGAATCTCAACTACACGCGCATCTACGCAGCCACAGACGGCTACATCGGGCAGAAGAGCGCGGAGGTCGGACAGACGATCGGTGCAGGCCTGACGCTGCTGACGATCGTCCCGCACAAAGTCTACATCACGGCCAATTACAAGGAAACGCAGATGGGCCGGATGCAGGTGGGGCAGTCCGTCGAAATCCACGTCGACGCGTACAAGGGCGTGACGTTCCACGGGCACGTCGCTTCGATCAATCCGGCCTCGGAAAACACGTACGCGCTCGTGCCCGCTCAGAACGCGAGCGGAAACTTCGTCAAGGTGACACAGCGCATCCCCGTACGCGTCGAGATCGACGACCAGCGGGCCGACAAGCCGCTGCGGCCCGGGATGAGCGTCGAGACCTACGTCCGCGTGAAGTAG
- a CDS encoding TetR/AcrR family transcriptional regulator — translation MIETRKLGEAGRSASPEETRERILTAAREVIGRKGKRGATTREIADVAGVNEATLFRHFGTKEALLVACAQHFCGYVQLADVAAQCTGPLADDLLVLARTMFARFEALQDMIRWSLVEQDYEKDIFAETTWRPQLAILAVLIDFMRRRVESGELVGEPQKLAAVFLGLVFMHALGRKKFPDSLLHSGDADTALRFYIDVFLNGVRKR, via the coding sequence ATGATCGAGACGCGCAAGCTCGGCGAGGCCGGCCGCTCGGCATCCCCAGAAGAGACCCGCGAACGCATCCTCACGGCGGCGCGCGAGGTGATCGGGCGCAAGGGCAAGCGCGGCGCCACGACGCGCGAGATCGCGGACGTCGCCGGCGTCAACGAGGCCACGCTCTTCCGACACTTCGGCACGAAGGAAGCGCTGCTGGTCGCCTGCGCGCAGCACTTTTGCGGCTACGTCCAGCTGGCGGACGTCGCGGCGCAGTGCACCGGGCCGCTCGCCGACGACCTGCTCGTGCTCGCGCGCACGATGTTCGCACGCTTCGAGGCGCTGCAGGACATGATTCGCTGGTCGCTCGTGGAGCAAGATTACGAGAAGGACATCTTCGCGGAGACGACGTGGCGCCCGCAGCTCGCCATCTTGGCGGTGCTCATCGACTTCATGCGCCGTCGCGTCGAAAGCGGCGAGCTGGTCGGCGAACCTCAGAAGCTGGCCGCGGTGTTCCTGGGGCTTGTCTTTATGCACGCCCTCGGCCGCAAGAAGTTTCCGGACTCGCTGCTCCACAGCGGCGACGCCGATACCGCGTTGCGCTTCTACATCGACGTATTTCTCAATGGAGTAAGGAAACGGTAA
- a CDS encoding amidohydrolase family protein, producing MAVSELVRCARALVGGELREDYAFVVRDGTIVAAGDFRDVRDAARDLDARSFPSDRLVVPGFINGHSHAYQILLRGWADDWPFAKWRSDALYRVVPRLEPDDVYWTFAAAFGEMLAGGITTVAEFFYLNGAGNAAAEAAIRAARDTGIRLVLARTWMDAEYAPREFRESIDLAAQRTRELMERYPEANVCVAPHSLHAASHDMIRAAAEFTRERDCMLHVHVAEAPYEGDATQAAAGRSPVQLLDELGALNERTVAIHAIYISQDDRERIARSGARVIHNPMTNQYLGDGICDVARLRSLGVPMGLGTDADVRPSLIDEMRAAALLQKILYLDGAALDARHAFELGTAQGARALRVAGGDLIAHQPADYVVLDASRIDPWSPALNALVYRGDDSWVQATFAGGRRVYVGEPSPLVRRARDEVGAIAKRVI from the coding sequence ATGGCAGTTAGCGAGCTCGTGCGCTGCGCGCGCGCCCTGGTCGGCGGCGAGCTGCGCGAAGACTACGCGTTCGTCGTGCGCGACGGCACGATCGTCGCAGCCGGCGACTTTCGCGACGTGCGCGACGCCGCGCGCGATCTCGATGCGCGCTCGTTCCCGAGCGATCGGCTCGTCGTGCCCGGCTTCATCAACGGGCATAGTCACGCGTATCAGATCCTGCTGCGCGGCTGGGCCGACGACTGGCCGTTCGCGAAGTGGCGCAGCGACGCGCTCTACCGCGTCGTGCCGCGCCTCGAGCCCGACGACGTCTACTGGACCTTCGCGGCCGCATTCGGCGAGATGCTCGCCGGCGGCATCACGACGGTGGCGGAGTTCTTCTATCTCAACGGCGCCGGCAACGCGGCCGCGGAGGCGGCGATCCGCGCTGCGCGCGACACCGGCATCCGACTCGTCCTCGCGCGCACGTGGATGGACGCCGAGTATGCGCCGCGAGAGTTTCGCGAGAGCATCGACCTCGCCGCGCAGCGGACCCGCGAGTTGATGGAACGTTACCCGGAAGCGAACGTCTGTGTCGCGCCGCACTCGCTCCACGCGGCGTCGCACGACATGATCCGCGCGGCCGCCGAGTTCACGCGCGAGCGCGACTGCATGCTGCACGTCCACGTCGCGGAGGCGCCCTACGAGGGCGATGCGACGCAGGCCGCCGCAGGCCGCAGCCCGGTGCAGCTGCTCGACGAGCTCGGCGCCCTGAACGAGCGCACCGTCGCGATCCACGCGATCTACATCTCGCAAGACGATCGCGAGCGTATCGCGCGCAGCGGGGCGCGCGTGATCCACAACCCGATGACCAACCAATACCTCGGCGACGGCATCTGCGACGTCGCTCGGCTGCGGTCGCTGGGCGTGCCGATGGGGCTCGGTACCGACGCCGACGTGCGCCCGTCGCTGATCGACGAAATGCGCGCGGCGGCGCTGCTGCAGAAGATCCTGTACCTCGACGGCGCGGCTCTCGACGCACGGCACGCGTTCGAGCTCGGCACCGCGCAGGGCGCGCGAGCGCTGCGCGTCGCCGGCGGTGATCTGATCGCGCACCAGCCCGCCGACTACGTCGTGCTCGATGCTTCGCGGATCGATCCGTGGTCGCCGGCGCTCAACGCGCTCGTCTATCGCGGCGACGACTCGTGGGTGCAGGCGACGTTCGCCGGCGGCCGCCGCGTCTACGTCGGCGAGCCGTCGCCGCTCGTTCGACGCGCCCGGGACGAAGTCGGCGCAATCGCGAAGCGCGTCATATGA
- a CDS encoding amidohydrolase family protein, with translation MAQPHGFVVRAKTVVTCDTDAAQAGIDFDSLGRMDDAAIVVEDGRIREVVPSSALRQAKGDKAQDDIIDLRDCVIVPGLVDAHAHPLFAGDREPDFAARLRGEPPPLGMAYTIERTRQALLDPAEFYERTVGPRLRTILAHGTTTLETKTGYALHKPGESALLDLIAQHRDDPDSPRLVPTFLGAHALPPEFIREEPFVDYLIDQVIPAAAAHGAAYADAFCEPGFFSPEQTRRYLDAARLHGMRLRVHCDEMAYGGAAEMAARLDVDAVDHCNFIRKYDVGAITERGIVTVACPSTIAYLGLPHHAPVRELLEAGGIVALASDYNPGTSPCFNLQTVAYFGRTIFGLSAAEALYAVTRAAAHSLRIGAGRMRAGDRADFVALQISSPDEFGWQFGGNLAAMVVKAGLPIVLRRAQDGS, from the coding sequence GTGGCCCAGCCTCACGGGTTCGTCGTCCGCGCAAAGACGGTCGTCACCTGCGACACCGACGCGGCGCAAGCGGGAATCGATTTCGATTCACTCGGGCGCATGGACGACGCCGCGATCGTGGTAGAAGACGGCCGCATTCGCGAGGTCGTGCCGTCCTCAGCCCTTCGACAAGCTAAGGGTGACAAGGCTCAGGATGACATAATCGACCTCCGCGATTGCGTGATCGTGCCGGGACTCGTCGACGCGCACGCGCATCCGCTCTTCGCCGGAGATCGCGAGCCGGATTTCGCCGCGCGGCTGCGCGGCGAGCCGCCGCCACTCGGCATGGCGTACACGATCGAGCGAACCCGCCAGGCGCTGCTCGACCCGGCCGAATTCTACGAACGCACGGTGGGCCCGCGGCTGCGCACGATCCTAGCGCACGGCACGACGACCCTCGAGACGAAGACGGGTTACGCATTGCACAAGCCCGGCGAGTCGGCGCTGCTCGACCTAATCGCACAGCATCGCGACGATCCGGATTCCCCGCGACTCGTGCCGACGTTCCTCGGCGCGCACGCGCTGCCGCCCGAGTTCATCCGCGAAGAGCCGTTTGTCGACTATCTGATCGACCAGGTCATCCCCGCTGCCGCCGCGCATGGCGCCGCGTACGCCGACGCGTTCTGCGAGCCGGGCTTCTTTTCGCCGGAGCAGACGCGGCGGTACCTCGACGCGGCGCGACTGCATGGGATGCGCCTGCGGGTGCACTGCGACGAGATGGCCTACGGCGGTGCGGCCGAGATGGCGGCGAGGCTCGACGTCGACGCCGTCGATCACTGCAACTTTATTCGAAAGTACGATGTGGGCGCCATAACCGAGCGCGGTATCGTGACCGTCGCGTGCCCCTCAACGATCGCGTATCTCGGCCTTCCACACCATGCGCCGGTGCGCGAGCTGCTGGAGGCAGGCGGCATCGTCGCGCTCGCGAGCGACTACAATCCGGGAACCTCACCGTGCTTCAACCTGCAGACCGTCGCGTATTTCGGCCGCACGATCTTCGGCCTGAGCGCCGCCGAGGCGCTCTACGCCGTGACGCGCGCGGCAGCACACTCTTTACGCATCGGCGCCGGACGCATGCGCGCCGGCGACCGAGCCGACTTCGTCGCATTGCAGATCAGCTCGCCCGACGAGTTCGGCTGGCAGTTCGGCGGCAACCTCGCCGCAATGGTCGTCAAAGCAGGGCTTCCCATTGTCCTTCGACGGGCTCAGGATGGCAGTTAG
- a CDS encoding TlpA disulfide reductase family protein, with translation MDRSEFLKLLAFAFTSGASPLPSPTGSPAPASDKWSECDVSPALPYDRPLGLNMRVLDGPDFDLAKYRGQAVLLNIFATWCGPCNREMPYVIEAAADYAARGLAVVGINSSEKDDTVRAFRKRYGITFPIAMDADGSFVTALEVGARRQSDLNFPVTLFVTPKGYLYCDLVGGVGRAELRYRIERFLAASAGEIKL, from the coding sequence ATGGATCGGAGCGAGTTTCTCAAACTGCTTGCGTTTGCATTCACGAGCGGCGCGTCGCCATTGCCGTCGCCGACCGGATCGCCGGCTCCAGCATCCGATAAGTGGAGCGAGTGCGACGTAAGCCCCGCTCTCCCGTACGACCGGCCTTTGGGCTTGAATATGCGCGTCCTGGACGGCCCGGATTTCGATCTGGCGAAGTATCGCGGTCAGGCCGTCTTGTTAAACATCTTTGCAACCTGGTGCGGTCCTTGTAACCGAGAAATGCCCTACGTCATCGAAGCGGCGGCGGACTACGCCGCACGCGGCCTCGCCGTCGTTGGAATCAACAGCAGCGAAAAAGACGATACCGTGCGCGCATTTCGGAAGCGCTACGGCATCACGTTCCCTATCGCGATGGATGCCGACGGCTCATTCGTTACGGCGCTGGAGGTCGGTGCACGGAGGCAGTCCGACCTTAACTTTCCGGTGACGCTCTTCGTGACCCCGAAGGGCTACCTCTATTGCGACTTGGTCGGAGGCGTCGGACGCGCGGAGCTGCGCTACCGCATCGAACGGTTTCTCGCGGCCTCGGCCGGCGAGATCAAGCTCTAG
- a CDS encoding GNAT family N-acetyltransferase, translated as MRIRPATLADAGGIARVHVAAWQDNYRGLIADSIMEVRTIERRQALWLKVLSEAIALVFVADDCRTVAGFVSAIPLTPPMDGFDAYLQAIYLRSESKSQGIGRALVRAVAGALTAKGCSNLVLRTLRLGDARGFYERLGARLVPNGFALDAGTFDDVVYAFDELNRLIVD; from the coding sequence ATGAGGATTCGCCCCGCGACCCTCGCTGACGCGGGCGGAATCGCTCGCGTGCACGTGGCCGCATGGCAGGACAACTATCGCGGACTGATCGCCGACTCGATCATGGAAGTTCGAACGATTGAGCGGCGGCAGGCGCTCTGGCTAAAGGTGCTGAGCGAAGCTATTGCGCTGGTCTTCGTAGCCGACGACTGCCGCACGGTCGCCGGCTTTGTGAGCGCGATACCGCTGACTCCGCCGATGGACGGCTTCGACGCTTACTTGCAGGCGATCTACCTCCGATCGGAGTCGAAGTCACAGGGCATCGGCAGGGCGCTGGTGCGGGCAGTAGCCGGGGCGCTCACCGCAAAGGGCTGCTCGAATCTCGTGTTGCGGACGCTGCGGCTCGGTGACGCGCGCGGCTTCTATGAACGGCTCGGCGCGCGTCTCGTTCCGAATGGCTTCGCCCTCGACGCAGGCACGTTCGACGACGTGGTGTACGCGTTCGACGAGCTTAACCGGCTAATTGTCGATTAG